A region from the Acyrthosiphon pisum isolate AL4f chromosome A1, pea_aphid_22Mar2018_4r6ur, whole genome shotgun sequence genome encodes:
- the LOC100575586 gene encoding centrosome-associated protein 350: protein MSTHGNIGLNLQENSPNKLNEPKNMIHTSEAIIIGDSCKQKCKPNLPTVKDTIQILNKAIIKPSIPTINETVLLNKQYIPPKNKPTKVDKIILNNFVEENKTEQNTKAIETKLYIEKKKKERTTKCKLDLLEKKKLAEERKKKLDQLQKTTRELAIASSKKKNIHVQDKCKIGINLPTESNEPKVDQTWSPPPKVESVRKPLEALRNVQKIGINLPTESNKSKVDPTWSPPPEIKCFKKSLEVLKNVPKKSINGFKITDECSNDTKDIISTCTSSKISKKPSKMSTTKLIDPKPQIRDVTKPENLFSKLKFNDDYQLFGKNLFDISMPKLIDTDTDFVQNNNNDVTLLNESYHDNRKQQGDSAHLNRETLTMPDINLSIKDLDIKNNSAKSHTGIQLPIRSHEEIMKSIDNLEELQELLFDQCLPVKNNYSESTQTENFNNILSLSTSKSLPPPMNFISVLKCKHNLQQSEKNNLKIYEPAADLNMSEYTLTNNLYPNKINNVESTGFNKLDVNCDEEFPEIHDEFQAELDTLDQLNDSLCDIERMSCDMSIKSNEQSIELNDHCNSNDNDFPTPFSKLNALSSNMMCVDKTVTGFSIQMFEQLIKDEELRAKQHRTILSLREKSLTNRLKWEVTMYDLQVKNLKNRPGHEKQFQLFKQKQRGSVKKLEYSLSQVKRLGRVIDSVYKQRFIMLEEHLQHLRNKSSSKKVIRKLKSLEQIPKKEEHPCRSLNSHVFKQLIKSDCFDTNDSECDNNNPIKSKNNTSPLIFELDKSKIILRNQATSPINNETNIFNQVQNVEVQTDLKCSSQAVNDKSIQTSKIKCNHIHNENIKLFNQNDFSYKNEMFDAIKTKDKRSLSPILPSSPVKLRKYLTETSISTNSEQSDLDTRIISLQEQLEARKLESFRLKKEQKKLKLENLKAKEQELLKQINLYDKKIEESRKSLMIEIKKKNMHVPKSSMKNDSSSSTNSSCSVLQNIINYENDHSQHMYNSDKITRTDGKKYFYPITTNEECDHSISLNKPVNELQKKNVYKSKENHDMHTNSFDLVNNIDSYNCIEQSFQSLKTIPVCEGVQLNEKHTAKEVNASNKSHEIENEVNIFFESQPQKTLDIHTSNDLKVHLKEETHSCEINETIDNSLNLDISLCKYSNPNKIMSETSINQELCLETDNKNSLIIHNNINSSNTSSISSDSGSIQRNLIVNLNENDTDVCEMKKNSIRQFEEPNYKIRLEDVYSLDFTSDEYTSEFQGSYQFNKNDNIIESNDSEQSNETSYEEDRSEGEILFEDKTFIEQYSDDHGDFVQKENSTDDKVHAITTKIFNSLLKDTKKSLQFNMNKSLFRSEKNDLNNLTEETPLLLILKREEENQNRIILSEQATIISDVLFKQHLQTIFPEILQMYLPKLNEIEMEKLTVYLKWSSTKKKKLKLSECLTFQHKIDVDNENSFEMFYQKYLEQKKSPTFQDESNDDMLSHTQQEAEKLKQEQIRIEEEIERLRMSEEVQFFLREIPNKPPPPYKSPTKNKALIDIPYTSDEVHEIVLTAANQVFNGSQSALSNNYIIDSDSIVHADYKTLIFDYCKEIALDLFIDDTYLPLWKRSIKRLKHFRARPKNPKDLSDIVIKKMNQIIDIDECEEKVNKFVVKQMHEEDSKWTDFQMDELEIQNDIVQNLMKKLVCDTISSTKTNFYLKFL from the exons ATGTCAACTCACGGAAATATTGGTTTAAATTTACAAGAAAATAGTCCTAATAAACTTAATGAACCTAAAAATATGATTCATACATCAGAAGCCATAATTATAGGAGATTCATGTAAGCAAAAATGTAAACCAAATTTGCCTACAGTTAAAGatacaattcaaattttaaataaagcaaTTATAAAACCATCAATTCCTACGATCAATGAAACTGTTCTGCTTAATAAACAAT atatacctccaaaaaataaaccaaccaaagttgataaaataatattaaataattttgttgaagAGAATAAAACTGAACAAAATACCAAAGctatagaaacaaaattatatattgaaaaaaaaaaaaaagaaagaactacaaaatgtaaattagaTTTATTAGAGAAAAAGAAGTTGGCAgaagaacgaaaaaaaaaattagatcagTTACAAAAAACTACAAGGGAACTAGCTATAGCCTCTAGTAAGAAAAAG aatatccaTGTTCAAGACAAATGTAAAATTGGTATTAATTTACCAACTGAATCAAATGAACCTAAA GTGGATCAAACATGGTCACCTCCGCCTAAAGTTGAAAGTGTTAGAAAACCACTAGAAGCTCTtagaaatgttcaaaaaattggTATTAATTTACCAACTGAATCAAATAAATCTAAA GTGGATCCAACTTGGTCACCTCCTCctgaaattaaatgttttaaaaaatcactGGAAGTTCTCAAAAATGTACCAAAAAAGTCAATAAACGGTTTTAAAATTACAGATGAATGTTCAAATGATACAAaagat atTATAAGTACATGTACATCTtcgaaaatatcaaaaaaaccaAGTAAAATGtcaacaacaaaattaatagaCCCAA aaCCTCAAATACGTGATGTTACCAAACCcgaaaatttattttctaaattaaaattcaatgatgattatcaattatttggtaaaaatttatttgatatttcgaTGCCTAAACTAATTGATACTGATACtgattttgttcaaaataataataatgatg tgacCTTGTTAAATGAATCGTACCATGATAACAGAAAACAACAAGGTGATAGTGCTCATTTGAATAGAGAGACATTGACTATGCCTGACATTAATTTGAGTATAAAGGATttggatattaaaaataatagtgctAAATCACACACAGGCATACAGTTGCCCATTAGATCTCATGAGGAAATTATGAAAAGTATTGACAATCTAGAAGAGCTTCAAGAATTATTGTTCGATCAGTGTTTgccagttaaaaataattattcagaatCAACCCAAACtgagaattttaataatatattatcattgtctaCTTCAAAATCTCTTCCACCTCCAAtgaattttatttcagtattaaaatgtaaacataatttgcaacaatcagaaaaaaataatttgaaaatctaTGAACCTGCTGCTGATTTAAATATGAGTGAATAcacattaacaaataatttgtatcctaataaaatcaataatgttGAATCTACTGGATTCAATAAACTAGATGTAAATTGTGATGAAGAG ttTCCTGAAATCCATGATGAGTTTCAAGCAGAACTTGATACACTCGACCAATTAAATGACTCTTTATGTGATATTGAAAGAATGAGTTGCGACATGTCAATCAAATCTAAc GAACAATCTATTGAACTGAATGATCACTGTAATTCTAATGATAATGATTTTCCTAcaccattttcaaaattaaatgctTTATCGTCAAATATGATGTGTGTAGATAAAACAGTAACTGGCTTTTCTATTCAAATg TTTGAACAATTAATTAAGGATGAAGAACTTAGGGCCAAACAACACCGTACTATACTTAGCTTAAGGGAAAAATCTTTGACTAATCGCTTGAAGTGGGAAGTTACTATGTATGACCTTCAAGTGAA gaatttaaaaaatagaccTGGTCATGAAAAGCAATTTCAGTTGTTCAAACAAAAACAAAGAGGTAGTGTGAAAAAGTTAGAATACTCTTTGTCTCAAGTAAAACGACTTGGTAGAGTAATAGATTCAGTATACAAGCAGCGTTTTATAATGCTTGAAGaacatttacaacatttaagAAACAAATCATCTTCCAAAAAAGttatacgtaaattaaaaaGCTTAGAGCAAATTCCaaag AAAGAAGAACACCCTTGTCGGTCACTTAATTCTcatgtttttaaacaattgaTTAAGTCTGACTGTTTTGATACTAACGATAGtgaatgtgataataataatccaattaaatcaaaaaataatacatcacCATTGATTTTTGAATTGGATAAATCTAAAATCATTTTGAGAA accAAGCAACTTCTCCTATCaataatgaaacaaatatattCAATCAAGTTCAAAATGTTGAAGTTCAAACAGATCTTAAATGTTCTTCACAGGCTGTCAATGATAAATCCATACaaacttctaaaataaa atgtAACCACAtacataatgaaaatataaaattatttaatcaaaatgatttttcttataaaaatgaaatgtttgatGCAATTAAAACCAAGGATAAAAGATCATTGTCGCCAATTTTACCTTCAAGTCCTGTTAAACTGAGGAAATATCTTACGGAAACATCGAtta gtACAAATTCAGAACAGAGTGACCTGGATACACGGATAATATCTTTACAAGAACAACTTGAAGCTAGAAAGTTAGAATCTTTTAGATtgaaaaaagaacaaaaaaaacttaaattagaGAATCTTAAAGCTAAAGAACAAGAACTTTTGAAACAGATAAATTTGtatgacaaaaaaattgaagaatcaAGAAAAAGTTTGATGattgaaataaagaaaaaaaatatgcacgTACCAAAATCGtcaatgaaaaacgattcttctTCTTCAACAAATTCTAGTTGTTCTgttcttcaaaatataattaattatgaaaatgatcATAGTCAACATATGTACAATTCCGATAAAATAACACGAACAGATGGGAAGAAATATTTCTATCCAATTACTACCAATGAGGAATGTGATCATAGTATATCTTTAAATAAACCAGTAAatgagttacaaaaaaaaaatgtttataaatcaaAGGAAAATCACGATATGCATACAAATAGTTttgatttagtaaataatattgatagttataattgtatagaacAATCATTTCAATCCTTAAAGACAATTCCTGTTTGTGAAGGTGTGCAGTTAAATGAAAAGCACACTGCAAAAGAAGTAAATGCTTCAAACAAATCTcatgaaattgaaaatgaagtaaatattttttttgaatcccAACCACAGAAGACTTTAGACATTCATACATCAAATGATCTCAAAGTACATTTAAAGGAAGAAACTCATTCATGTGAAATAAACGAAACAATTgacaatagtttaaatttagatatttctTTATGCAAGTATTCTAatccaaataaaattatgtcagAAACTTCCATTAACCAAGAATTATGTCTAGAAACAGATAATAAAAACTCACTGAttattcataacaatattaatagctCTAATACAAGTTCAATTTCATCTGATAGTGGTAGTATTCAAAGAAATCtcattgttaatttaaatgaaaatgataCTGATGTATGTGAAATGAAGAAAAACAGTATCAGACAATTTGAGGaacctaattataaaattagattaGAAGATGTTTACAGTCTAGATTTTACATCCGATGAGTATACATCAGAATTTCAAGGGtcatatcaatttaataaaaatgataatataatagaatcaAATGACAGTGAACAAAGTAATGAAACTTCTTATGAAGAAGATAGAAGTGAAGGAGAAATACTATTTGAggataaaacatttattgaacAGTATTCAGATGATCATGGTGATTtt gttcaAAAAGAGAATTCTACTGATGATAAAGTTCATGCTATTActactaaaatttttaattctcttctaaaagatacaaaaaaatcattacaatttaaCATGAATAAGTCATTATTTCGTTCAGAAAAAAATgatcttaataatttaactgaAGAAACTCCATTGTTGTTGATCTTAAAACGTGAAGAAGAGAATCAAAACCGGATTATTCTCTCGGAGCAAGCAACAATTATTTCAGATGTACTTTTCAAGCAGcatttacaaactatttttcCCGAAATTCTACAAATGTACTTACCTAAATTGAATGAAATAGAAATGGAAAAACTAACAGTATATTTAAAGTGGtcttctacaaaaaaaaaaaaattgaaattatctgAATGTTTAACTTTTC AACACAAAATTGATGTTGACAATGAAAAttcatttgaaatgttttatcAAAAGTATCTAGAgcag AAAAAATCTCCAACTTTCCAAGATGAAAGTAATGATGATATGCTTAGTCATACCCAACAAGAagcagaaaaattaaaacaagaacAAATACGTATTGAAGAAGAA attgaaCGTCTTCGCATGTCGGAAGAAGTACAATTTTTTCTAAGAGAAATACCTAATAAGCCACCACCCCCCTATAAGAGTCCTACTAAAAACAAAGCACTTATTGACATTCCTTATACATCTGATGAAGTTCACGAAATAGTTTTGACAGCTGCTAATCAAGTATTCAATGGTTCTCAAAGTGCATTATCAAACAACTACATTATAGATTCAGATTCAATTGTACATGctgattataaaacattaatttttgattactGTAAAGAAATTGCACTAGACTTATTTATTGACGATACATATTTACCTTTATGGAAGAGATCTATAAAAAGATTGAAACATTTTAGGGCAAGACCAAAAAACCCTAAAGATTTAAgtgatatagttataaaaaaaatgaatcagaTTATCGATATAGACGAGTGTGAAGAGaaagtaaataaatttgtagTGAAACAAATGCATGAAGAAGACAGTAAATGGACTGATTTTCAAATGGATGAATTGGAAATACAAAatgatattgttcaaaatttgatgaaaaaattggTTTGCGATACTATCTCAAGtactaaaactaatttttatttgaaatttctcTAA
- the LOC100167067 gene encoding intraflagellar transport protein 52 homolog — MNNMADSNNNIILFDMAKNEMFDINDNLKILRRKLQGSYTIAINKHEITVDVLNGVQLVVFGAPRAMFSEAEFNCLHKYIDLGGSVLVMFSEGGEKELHTNINYLLEEFGIMVNSDYVLRTHYYLYFHPKECLVKDGVVNEAVAKYLDRENENPSKCISFVFPYGASLNVAKPAAPILTSGSVAYPLNRPLCAFYSASKYSNKAKKGKLAVIGSGHLLTDKYINWEENDKIREILFDFLITNNITLNEIDANDPETSDYKMVPDIGMLSSRVRTCLQLQESLNNTGHFLFSADNINSLIDTKLCSLNTTMLPDTVEAYKTLNVPHNQLQLIPPTFNDTLPALQFAVYPPPFQELSSPFLELFDLDSIFGSEKSSLANLAKSCLETKSSEKTIEDNINQFIIDINDNLEIIDHISDSKKIIQTCT, encoded by the exons atgaataatatggcagatagtaacaataatattatattatttgatatggctaaaaatgaaatgtttgatatcaatgataatttgaaaattttgagaAGGAAATTGCAGGGATCTTATACGATTGCCAT AAATAAACATGAGATCACAGTGGATGTCTTAAATGGTGTGCAGTTAGTTGTATTTGGAGCTCCACGTGCTATGTTTTCAGAAGCAGAATTTAATTGTcttcataaatatattgatcTTGGAGGATCCGTATTAGTTATGTTTTCTGAAGGAGGCGAAAAAGAActacatactaatataaattatttattagaagaaTTTGGTATAATGGTTAATAGTG actaTGTATTACGCAcacactattatttatatttccaccCAAAAGAATGTCTGGTTAAAGATGGTGTTGTTAATGAAGCTGTGGCTAAATATTTGGACCGAGAAAATGAAAACCCATCAAA aTGTATAAGTTTTGTATTTCCTTATGGTGCTAGTTTAAATGTGGCTAAACCAGCTGCTCCTATACTTACTAGTGGTTCTGTTGCTTATCCTCTTAATAGACCACTCTGTGCTTTTTATTCTGCTTCAAAGTATTCCAACAAAG ccaaaaAAGGAAAACTTGCAGTCATTGGTTCTGGTCATTTGCTaacagataaatatattaattgggaagaaaatgataaaatccgtgagattttgtttgatttcttgatcacaaataatataactttaaatgaaATTGATGCTAATGATCCTGAG ACTTCAGATTATAAAATGGTACCAGATATTGGAATGTTATCATCTCGTGTTCGCACCTGTCTTCAGCTTCAAGAAAGTTTGAACAATACGGGGCATTTTTTATTCTCAGCTGACAACATAAATTCCCTTATAGACACTAAATTGTGTTCTTTAAATACCACAATGTTACCTGATACAGTTGAAgcgtataaaacattaaatgtacCCCACAATCAGTTACAACTCATTCCTCCTACATTCAATGACACCTTACCTGCCTTACAATTTGCt gtttatCCGCCTCCTTTTCAAGAATTATCATCcccatttttagaattattcgATCTTGATAGTATATTTGGTTCTGAAAAATCGTCATTGGCGAATTTGGCTAAAAGCTGCTTAGAAACAAAATCTAGCGAGAAAACAATTGAAGATAacattaatcaatttattattgatattaatgacaatttagaaataattgaCCACATTAGCgactctaaaaaaataatacaaaca TGCACCTAG